AATAATATATCTTCTTTTCCCATAATGGGTTGATTCTCAATAGACTTACTTACTTTGACTTGCTTCGTTTTTAGAGCTCGTCCGGCAGCTGCTACACAAACTTTCTTTAAGGGGCCGTGTTTTTCTTCAAGAGTTTTTTTAACATGGGATATGACTTCGGAAACTGACAAGACATCATGAATTTGCCCGTCCAGCATAGATCTTTCTTTGTGCTCCTGACTACACATATCGATGATTTCATATTGATCATCAATTTTTTTCATAATAAGTCCTACTACTGAACGCGTTCCTATATCTAATGCAAAGATTTGATCGTCCATTTAGTTTCTCCCCTTTATATTCCTTAAACAATGTATGTTTGTTATTATAATTGAAACAGCAAGCATTGATTATCTATATTTTAAAAATTCATAAAAAATAATAACCTTTATTGATGACATTCGTATCAATATTCGCTATAATAATCCCTAATTATTAAAAAATGTACCATATTTCTATGATTCTATAAACAGTTTATGGAGGGATTTAGTTGACACAGGATCAATTAGAAGCGTTGCGGAAGGATCTAGACGAGGTTAATCTTGAGTTATTAGAGCTAATTAGTAAACGAGGAGAGATCGTAAAACAAATTGGACAAGTAAAGGACAAGCAGGGGATGTTCCGTTTTGATCCTGTACGTGAAAGAAAAATGCTGGATATGATTACTGCTCAAAATAAGGGACCATTTGAGAAGAGCACCATTGAGCACTTGTTTAAGGAAATCTTTAAAGCAGCTCTTGAGCTTCAAGAAGATGATCATAGCAAAGCACTTTTAGTATCTAGGAAGAAAAAACCAGAGGATACAATTGTAAACATAAAAGGAGTAGAAGTTGGGAACGGCAAGCCTCATTTCGTTATGGGACCGTGTGCGGTAGAAAGTTATGAGCAAGTGGCACAAGTAGCGGAGGCAGTGAAGAAACAAGGAATTAAACTATTTAGAGGGGGAGCCTTTAAACCAAGAACTTCTCCATATGACTTCCAGGGTTTAGGTTTAGAAGGTCTCCAAATTTTGAAACGAGTGGCTGATGAATATGATTTAGCTGTTATTAGTGAAATAGTAAACCCTGCTGATATTGAAAAAGCAGTGGATTATATCGATGTGATTCAAATTGGTGCACGTAATATGCAAAACTTTGAACTGTTAAAG
The DNA window shown above is from Bacillaceae bacterium S4-13-56 and carries:
- a CDS encoding bifunctional 3-deoxy-7-phosphoheptulonate synthase/chorismate mutase codes for the protein MTQDQLEALRKDLDEVNLELLELISKRGEIVKQIGQVKDKQGMFRFDPVRERKMLDMITAQNKGPFEKSTIEHLFKEIFKAALELQEDDHSKALLVSRKKKPEDTIVNIKGVEVGNGKPHFVMGPCAVESYEQVAQVAEAVKKQGIKLFRGGAFKPRTSPYDFQGLGLEGLQILKRVADEYDLAVISEIVNPADIEKAVDYIDVIQIGARNMQNFELLKAAGSVNKPVLLKRGLAATISEFINAAEYIISRGNENIILCERGIRTYERATRNTLDISAVPILKMETHLPVFVDVTHSTGRRDLLLPAAKAGLAIGADGIMAEVHPDPSVALSDSAQQMDIPMFNDFMNSLYDFIK